The region GAAAGAAAATGGGACGACAGGTAAAATAACGGGTCCTCAAAAGATGTTGATCATCATTTTAGCACTTATCGTAATGATTATTTTCGCAATAGATTTTGGACGAAATCAGGCGAGGCAGGGGCAGGAAATATCTTCGGATTCATACAGTGAAAATACCGTTGAAGCAAACCCTTATACAGAAAATGAAGAAGGATTGGTTTTCGAATCCGGATTTACAGAGATTGACAGAAAAGTAGATTCAATATTTGGAAATGAGAGAAGTTGGTTAATCATTGACTATAAACGTAATATCAACAACAAAGAAGGGAAAGCAGAAATGCTGTGGAAAATTGAAAAATACAGAGCTAAAGAAAAGAAATTAAGAGACTCATTAAAAAAAATATACCAAAAAAAGATAGATCAGGTTGTAGAGCTTAAAACAAAGAATTATCATAAGAAAGTTCTGGATTCTATTATGAAAGATTCTTCAAGTAAGATGTCGAAAGGATCCAAGGAGCTTTATGCAGATGATGTGCTGGAAATTAGAAAAAGGTTGCTCAGCGATTCTCTGGCCAGAATTTACGGAACTTCACAGGAAACGGACCCTCAAATTGTACTGAATGAAAATGCAGGGAAAAGAACAGTTGAAGTAAAAAATCAGATTCCTGAAAAAAGAGAAATTACACTTTCTGAGATCATATGGTTTTTACTTTTCATTATAGGAGCTGTGTTTGCTTATTCTTATTTTATTAAGAAGAAACCTTTATATATGGGAGGAGATTATGTTTCGGACGGAATTAAAATAATTCTCATCGTTATTCTGGGAGCTGCATTACTATATATTTTCTATCCGCTTATCAACTCTTTCGGATACAATTGGCTGGTTTGGCTGCTGATCATTGGAGTGGTTATTCTCCTTTATCGCCTATTTAGTGAGGATGAAAACATTTTAAAATCAGGGAAAAAATGAAAAAGCAAAAGTTTATAGAAAAGTTTTTGACGGCATTCTTTATTCTTGTGATTTTTAAGGTGATTGCTATTATTGCCCAATCATCTCGAATGAATATGGGGCATATTTTGGGAAGTGTATTTAAGTTTATATTTTTTGCCGCTATTGCCATTGTGCTTATTGTCATTCTGCAAAATCAGGAAAAAGATCCGCAGCCACCGGTAAGAAAATCCTATGGAGGAACTAGTGGTTCATATATAGACACTTCATTGTTTGACAAGCTGAGAAGCATGTATGAAGATATTGCCAGAAAACATATCGAGGATAATGAATATAAAAAAGCAGCTATCGTCTATATGAATCTTTTAAAAGATAATTATCGTGCCGCTTCAACCCTGGAACAGGGTGAGTTTTATAATGAGGCAGCTGTTGTTTTTCTTAAAAAAGTACAAAGTAAAGGAGATGCTGCCAATTGCTATGTGAAGGCAAAACAATACGATAAAGCCATTACACTATATAAAGAACTTCAGCAAAAAGAGAAAGTCGGGGATTTATATAAAGAGATCAATGATCTTGAAAATGCATTTGTATTTTATCAGATGGTTGTTGATGATTATATGCAGAGTCATCAGATGGTAAAAGCATCTTTGATATACCGAAACAAAATGGAATCTCCGGAGAAGGCCCAAAAGGTTTTGCTTCAAGGCTGGAGGGAAAATAAAGAGGCTCTTAATAGCCTTAATACCTATTTTTCAAATATTTCTGAAATCAATACACTGGAAAAAGAAATTCAGTATTTGTATAAAGAAACCCCGTCAGATAAAAAACTGATTTATCTGGAAGCCATGAAAATCGAATTCAAAAAAGATCAGCGATTGCAGAAGCCTACAAGGGATATTGCATATAATATTATTGCTGAAAACATCAACAGCCGTTCCGAAATTGTGAATGATCTGAAATATTTCAATCCAAAAGATGAGGTGATTTTGAAGGATATTTCGAGGTATAAGACAGGAAGAAATAAGATGTTTAGAAATTGAGTTGGTAAAGATACGATAAGACTTAATCCATAGATGGATGCTTCAGCTTCGTTCAGCATGACACCACTACAAAATGAATTCATTTAATGAGAAAAAATGTCATGCTGAGCGAAGTCGAAGCATCTTTTTAAATGATACCAAATTAATAGCACTTATTGCATTGATCGAATAATCAATCAGTAGAGCTGTTTTTATTCAATAAAAAAAGATTTATCTTTGCCCCAGTAAAATTATGACAATACAAAGAGCACATATCAGTTTAAATCTATGCGATCGCCCTGTAATAAAGGGATCGTTTGGATATGAATGGATGATATCAGATGAGGCGAAATGTGCTTGCTTTGGAAATTATTTACAATAAACCCGTAAGAATTTTATCAAAATATAGTAAAAACGCCTCGATAATCGAGGCGTTCTTTGTGTTTTTAGAGCAGAAATTATTTAGAATGAAAAAAAATAACCATAAAAGTGAAAATTATTTAAACAAAAATGAACAATTAATAAGAAAATAAAGCGTGATCAATAACCCGATGAGAGACAGTCATTTAGGTATTTAAGACATCTGCAAAGTATTGCGGACAGAAATTCTCTATTTTAAAATTTAAATTTAATTAGCTGATTTTCAAATATTTAAATGAAAAATAAATTTGCGAGTTAAAAAAAATCATATTTACTTTGCAACCGAAAATTGAAAGCAACAAGTTTTCAGACCTTTCAAAAAAACTTTTTTAAAACAATAAATAAAATGAAACAATTACATAACATATCTAATTTACCTTCAAGACAACGCGGTGGAGAACCGATGGGGCAGGGATACGTTTGTATTATTCTTCTTGATAGTGAATTTGTGGGAAAAAGGTGCTTATATACATAGGTCAGCTAATATAGCGACACGTCTAAAAATATAAAGCGCCTCCCAAAAAGAGGCGCTTTTTTTATGGTTTCTCTAGCTTATTTGGTAAAGCGTCGGTCTGTGGAACCGAAGAACAGGGTTCGATCCCCGGAGATACCCAAAATGTGAATGGTCAATAGTGAATTTTGTTTCACAAGTAAATTGACAAGCAAAGCGAATTGACAATTGACCATTCACAACAAAAATACAATCTCATAGCTCAATTGGTTGGAGCATCGACCTGATACGTTGAAGGTTGAAGGTTCGAGTCCTTCTGGGATTACAAAATAAAATCTCATGGCTCAATTGGATAGAGGGTCGGTTTACGACACCGAAGGTTGAGGGTTCGAATCCTTCTGAGATTACAAAAAACAATCTCATAGCTCAAATGGTTAGAGCACCGGTCTTTTAAACCGGGGGTTGAAAGTTCGAATCTTTCTGGGATTACCAAGGTTTCGTAGCTTAATTGGATAGAGCATGGATTTTCTAAATCCAGGGTTACAGGTTCGAGTCCTGTCGGAATAACAAGGAGAGTAGGCAAATATTGGTTTGTTGCGGCTTACTGCTAATGAGTTCTACGACAGTAGTGAAGGTTCGATTCCTTTGCTCTCCGCAAAAGGTCTATTGAGGTAATGGTAACCTTCCCGACTGTCTCTCGGGTGCCGCGAGTTCGATTCTCGCATAGACCGCTAAGATTCATGGAAATTTCAGATCCGACTGTCTCTCGGAAAAGAAA is a window of Candidatus Chryseobacterium colombiense DNA encoding:
- a CDS encoding APC family permease codes for the protein MELKIRPFPKNNYPKRGILIKSASPLDWFFEIESLGIDLNALQSFAIPSFEPNILYGCFIIFGGNAPGDIGKNAYFQCFDNTLFIPENTDFYPKITSDDWKNIEAKYIIMHPDFGLVKLNETIDWSSLLQESVTTEVRVKRPSNGVFVPQKIRSYKVDMNDDELLNELLNPTTDEEWMKNLPFDLEKLKAGDENEILKYIEYLKKYPERAVYLGIPLDIHSALRGGFGNFNWGGFDSFGGGSEASSKENGTTGKITGPQKMLIIILALIVMIIFAIDFGRNQARQGQEISSDSYSENTVEANPYTENEEGLVFESGFTEIDRKVDSIFGNERSWLIIDYKRNINNKEGKAEMLWKIEKYRAKEKKLRDSLKKIYQKKIDQVVELKTKNYHKKVLDSIMKDSSSKMSKGSKELYADDVLEIRKRLLSDSLARIYGTSQETDPQIVLNENAGKRTVEVKNQIPEKREITLSEIIWFLLFIIGAVFAYSYFIKKKPLYMGGDYVSDGIKIILIVILGAALLYIFYPLINSFGYNWLVWLLIIGVVILLYRLFSEDENILKSGKK